Proteins from one Chroococcidiopsis sp. CCMEE 29 genomic window:
- a CDS encoding IS630 family transposase (programmed frameshift), producing the protein MPAPYSDDFRSKVMAAIDRGEKKSHVSHMFNISRDTIDRWLKRRDQTGNVQAVQGYQRGHSHRISDWDEFRAFAQKYGDKTQAEMAQRWHKEMSERTMSRALAHIGWTRKKSYGYRERDEAKRVAFLAQLAEIPASQRVYVDESGMDERDDYGYGWCERGKRFEALKSGRRAGRVNMIAAYCERQLSAPFTVEGACNRVVFETWLATCLLPTLQPGQVVILDNATFHHGGRIAALVESVGCRLLYLPAYSPDLNRIEKCWAWLKTRIRKCLSDSASLRQAMESVLKVAAS; encoded by the exons ATGCCTGCTCCCTACAGTGATGATTTCCGCTCAAAAGTGATGGCAGCCATTGACCGTGGCGAAAAGAAAAGCCATGTCAGCCACATGTTTAATATCAGCCGCGACACAATTGACCGATGGTTGAAGCGCCGGGATCAGACTGGAAATGTACAAGCTGTGCAAGGCTATCAACGAGGGCACAGTCACCGCATCAGCGATTGGGACGAGTTTCGAGCCTTCGCCCAAAAGTACGGCGACAAGACCCAAGCTGAAATGGCGCAACGGTGGCACAAAGAGATGAGTGAACGCACGATGTCTCGTGCTTTGGCACATATCGGCTGGACTCGA AAAAAGAGCTATGGCTACCGAGAACGTGATGAAGCTAAACGCGTCGCGTTCCTAGCTCAACTGGCAGAGATTCCAGCATCACAACGGGTATATGTAGATGAATCGGGAATGGACGAGCGCGACGACTATGGCTATGGTTGGTGTGAGCGGGGCAAGCGATTTGAGGCGCTCAAGTCAGGACGCAGAGCCGGGCGAGTCAACATGATTGCTGCCTACTGTGAGCGACAGTTGAGTGCTCCCTTTACGGTGGAAGGTGCGTGTAATCGAGTGGTGTTTGAAACCTGGCTAGCAACTTGTTTGCTGCCGACGCTTCAGCCTGGACAGGTGGTGATTTTGGATAATGCGACGTTCCATCATGGCGGACGTATTGCAGCTTTGGTTGAGTCAGTTGGATGTCGCCTGTTGTATCTCCCTGCTTATTCCCCAGACTTGAACCGAATTGAGAAGTGCTGGGCTTGGCTTAAAACTCGGATTCGCAAGTGCTTATCTGACTCTGCTTCCCTGCGGCAGGCGATGGAGTCTGTTCTTAAGGTTGCCGCGTCCTAA
- a CDS encoding ABC transporter substrate-binding protein, with the protein MALISLIIVACNKASTIAPSSVNAPDTESKILKIWWDKGFTLEEDEALQQVVSNWEKRSSNKVKLAFYSTDELSQKVERELRTGDLPDLIAMFKSEKSLTPRLAWEGKLADVSDVIEPVKNLYPEVVLKTVSFYNKSTQKSSYYALPIHQATIHVYYWRDLLEKAGHSDAEIPKEWDAYWKFWKQMQNQLRVKQIDIDGLGLPLSIAAGDTYQTFEQILEAYDVQILDAKGQLRVDDPQVRQGIVKVLDWYAQSYRQGYLPADALHWLNPDNNRNLLNRKVLMTTNDTLSIATAVRQDPDTYSKKLGISELPHKPNGKPMRYLITVQQVILFADSKNQEMAKNFLAYLLQPEVIGNYLKAAGGRHSPVLKPVWKDLFWTDPNDPHVSTATKTFTQGETRLFYTFQNPAYSMVLKENVWGQALKRVLVDSSSSEQAADEAIARIKQIFAQWQ; encoded by the coding sequence ATGGCACTGATAAGCTTAATCATTGTTGCTTGCAATAAAGCCTCTACAATAGCTCCGTCCTCAGTCAACGCGCCTGATACTGAGAGTAAAATCCTGAAGATTTGGTGGGATAAAGGTTTTACCTTAGAAGAAGATGAAGCGCTCCAGCAGGTGGTTAGCAACTGGGAAAAACGAAGTAGCAACAAAGTTAAGCTTGCTTTCTATAGCACTGATGAGCTATCGCAAAAGGTTGAAAGAGAGCTTCGGACTGGAGATCTCCCCGATCTGATCGCCATGTTTAAAAGCGAGAAGTCTCTAACTCCACGTCTAGCCTGGGAAGGGAAACTTGCAGATGTTTCCGATGTAATTGAGCCAGTTAAGAACCTCTATCCTGAAGTAGTGCTTAAGACTGTTAGCTTTTATAACAAATCTACTCAGAAGTCCAGTTATTATGCATTGCCCATCCATCAAGCAACAATTCATGTCTACTACTGGCGGGACTTGCTAGAGAAAGCAGGTCACAGTGACGCAGAGATTCCAAAGGAGTGGGATGCTTACTGGAAGTTCTGGAAACAAATGCAGAACCAGTTGCGGGTAAAGCAAATCGATATTGATGGCTTAGGCTTGCCGCTATCAATTGCAGCAGGAGATACATACCAAACTTTCGAGCAGATTTTAGAAGCATACGATGTCCAAATTTTAGACGCGAAAGGTCAACTCCGGGTCGATGACCCACAAGTGCGTCAAGGCATTGTGAAAGTTTTAGATTGGTATGCCCAATCGTACCGACAAGGCTACTTACCAGCAGATGCACTGCACTGGTTGAATCCAGACAACAATCGGAACTTGCTCAACCGTAAAGTGTTGATGACAACCAACGACACCCTTTCAATTGCAACGGCAGTACGCCAAGACCCTGATACCTATAGTAAAAAGCTAGGGATATCGGAATTGCCGCATAAACCTAATGGCAAGCCCATGCGTTACTTAATCACAGTGCAGCAAGTTATTTTGTTTGCCGACTCCAAAAATCAAGAGATGGCTAAAAACTTTCTAGCATACTTACTCCAACCTGAAGTTATTGGTAATTATCTCAAAGCTGCCGGAGGTCGCCATTCACCAGTGCTTAAGCCAGTCTGGAAAGACCTGTTTTGGACAGATCCTAACGATCCTCACGTTTCGACGGCAACGAAGACATTCACCCAAGGTGAAACGCGCCTATTTTATACTTTCCAAAATCCTGCCTACAGTATGGTTCTTAAGGAGAATGTCTGGGGTCAAGCTCTTAAGAGGGTACTGGTAGATAGTAGTTCCTCAGAACAAGCAGCTGATGAAGCGATCGCGCGAATTAAGCAAATTTTTGCTCAATGGCAGTAA
- a CDS encoding helix-turn-helix transcriptional regulator → MTSPLQLLFEAIYQAQSEHGLRTHIVPAIGEYFAAKRSGIFFFDQLPFADRNLQKVLNIALSIEHNPVARYLAEHHSPVHEGLVTSPKAWKIICPRPDHWHVMAGPIVDRGQLVGAVGCTRERSMSAFDAQNLADLSAVCLHLSVWTATVRLAQSETPKEPQHQPFKSDRLTPRELQIAELVALGRTNAEIGTELWITENSVKQALKRMFRKLEVSSRAEMVAQLSAPQNIKSLHWVRSL, encoded by the coding sequence ATGACTAGCCCCTTGCAGCTTCTGTTTGAAGCGATTTACCAAGCCCAGAGTGAACATGGTCTGCGAACGCACATTGTGCCAGCCATAGGTGAGTATTTTGCAGCCAAGCGATCAGGGATTTTTTTTTTCGACCAACTTCCCTTCGCAGATCGCAATCTTCAGAAGGTACTAAACATTGCGCTATCAATCGAACATAATCCGGTGGCACGTTATTTAGCGGAGCATCATTCTCCGGTTCATGAAGGATTGGTAACATCACCCAAGGCTTGGAAAATCATCTGTCCTCGTCCGGATCATTGGCATGTGATGGCAGGACCGATTGTCGATCGCGGTCAATTAGTCGGTGCTGTGGGCTGCACACGTGAAAGGTCAATGTCTGCCTTTGATGCCCAGAATCTAGCTGATTTGAGCGCCGTCTGTTTGCACTTATCAGTTTGGACAGCAACAGTGCGATTAGCACAAAGCGAAACTCCAAAGGAACCGCAGCACCAACCCTTTAAATCCGATCGTTTAACGCCTCGTGAATTGCAGATTGCTGAATTGGTTGCCTTGGGGCGAACAAATGCAGAAATTGGGACTGAACTTTGGATTACTGAGAATTCTGTAAAGCAGGCTTTGAAGCGAATGTTCCGTAAGCTTGAGGTTTCATCTCGTGCAGAGATGGTTGCACAGCTTTCCGCTCCACAAAACATAAAGTCACTCCACTGGGTACGGTCCCTCTGA
- a CDS encoding AAA-like domain-containing protein — protein MNKYEYQVGGSLKMDAPTYVERHADFELYHALLKGEFCYVFSSRQMGKSSLRLRTRYRLEEAGFICASIDMTRIGSENISPSQWYKGIVVDLLRGFNLFGKVNLKAWWQEREDISPLQRLSQFIEDILLVQIKSKIFIFIDEIDSVLGLDFPTEDFFALIRYCYNQRAENLEYNRLTWALFGVATPSDLIIDRKRTPFNIGKSIDLEGFQLSEIQPLVAGLEGKVGNPMAVLKEILSWTNGQPFLTQKLCQLVIQERSSGGNPQQPPSLKVDERYKLDARLPIVNYHLIDFYYQFPPFILEKLVRSHIVENWEANDEPEHLKTIRDRLLRNEQSAGVLLKLHQQILQGIEIAADDSREQIELLLSGLAIKQHGQLQVKNRIYQEVFNSVWVEKQLAKLRPYSQALQNWVATDRRDPSRLLRGQTLLEAQAWSQGKSLSDLDYQFLAKSQECDRQEVETRLEAERLKEVAARLLQEQKATKIQRLFLGAVSLALIVVSGLGMVAFLQYRKAQLSEIDAIATSSQALFASNQRLDALAASIAARQRLQNFGGSDADTQTHVESALRLAVYGAVEYNRFSGHSSGVNRVAFNPDGKIVASASDDGSIKLWQPDGTLLRTLKGHTSEVWGVAFSRDGQIIASASDDNTIKLWQPDGKLLRTMTGHSDEVNGIAISPDGQTIVSGSDDKTVKIWQRDGTLLHTLYGHSVNVSSVAFSPNGQIIASISDDKTIKLWKLDGTLLRTITGHTAGISGIAFSPDGQAIASAADDKTVKLWKLDGTLLSTFYGHTAPVEEVAFSPNGQILASGGTDKTVRIWKPNGTLLRTLGGHSDVVYGVAFSPDGQTLASASDDKTVRLWKLDNTLLKILSGHKDEVAEIAISPNGKMVASASEDKTIKLWQPDGTELATLSGHRNKIWAVAFSPDGEAIASASRDLDSTVQLWRRDGKLLHTFFGHSAGVKKVAFSPDGQMLASASFDKTIKLWRRNGKLLHTFAGHTDNVSSVAFSADGQTLASASEDNTVKLWQLDGTLLRTLKGHTDEVWGVAFSPDSQTMASASDDNTVKLWKRDGTLLRTMSHSAGVNEVAFSPNGQTIASASEDKTIKLWQPDGTELATLSGHSAGVNSVKFSPDGQAIISGSADKTVILWDLNRVLGLDQLLVYGCDWVRDYLRTNPDVSESDRHLCKLGGL, from the coding sequence ATGAACAAGTATGAATATCAAGTTGGCGGCAGTCTAAAAATGGATGCTCCAACCTATGTGGAGCGGCACGCTGATTTTGAACTTTATCATGCCTTGCTCAAGGGTGAGTTTTGCTACGTATTTAGCTCCCGGCAGATGGGCAAGTCCAGTTTGCGCCTACGGACTCGGTATCGGCTGGAAGAAGCTGGCTTCATCTGTGCCTCTATCGATATGACTCGGATCGGTAGCGAAAACATTAGCCCTTCTCAGTGGTACAAGGGCATCGTAGTTGACTTATTAAGGGGTTTTAATCTTTTCGGCAAAGTTAATTTAAAAGCTTGGTGGCAGGAGCGAGAAGATATATCGCCGTTACAGCGATTGAGTCAGTTTATCGAAGATATTTTGTTAGTTCAAATTAAAAGTAAGATTTTTATTTTTATTGATGAAATTGATAGTGTTTTAGGGCTAGATTTTCCAACTGAAGATTTTTTTGCGCTGATTCGATATTGCTATAACCAGCGAGCGGAAAATTTAGAATATAACCGCCTCACTTGGGCGTTATTTGGGGTAGCAACGCCTTCAGATTTAATTATTGACCGCAAACGCACCCCATTTAATATTGGTAAATCTATTGATTTGGAAGGCTTTCAGCTATCAGAAATCCAGCCATTAGTAGCAGGATTAGAGGGTAAGGTAGGTAATCCTATGGCAGTTCTCAAAGAGATCTTGTCCTGGACAAACGGTCAACCGTTTCTCACCCAAAAGTTATGCCAGCTTGTAATCCAGGAAAGATCCAGTGGCGGTAATCCACAGCAACCTCCAAGCTTGAAAGTTGATGAGCGTTATAAGTTAGATGCTCGTTTACCAATCGTTAATTATCATCTGATCGATTTTTATTACCAATTTCCGCCATTTATCCTCGAAAAACTTGTACGATCGCACATCGTCGAGAACTGGGAAGCAAATGATGAGCCAGAGCACTTGAAGACAATCCGCGATCGCTTGCTGAGAAACGAGCAAAGTGCTGGTGTACTGCTAAAACTCCATCAGCAAATATTACAAGGAATTGAAATAGCTGCGGATGACTCGCGAGAACAAATAGAACTGTTGTTGTCAGGTTTGGCGATCAAGCAGCATGGGCAATTGCAGGTAAAAAACCGCATTTATCAAGAGGTTTTTAACTCGGTTTGGGTAGAAAAACAATTAGCTAAACTGCGACCTTATTCCCAAGCATTACAGAACTGGGTAGCAACAGATCGCCGCGATCCTTCACGACTATTGCGCGGACAAACCTTGCTAGAAGCTCAAGCTTGGTCGCAGGGCAAAAGCTTGAGCGATTTGGATTATCAGTTCTTAGCCAAGAGTCAAGAATGCGATCGCCAAGAAGTGGAAACGAGGTTAGAGGCGGAACGGCTCAAGGAAGTTGCAGCCCGATTGCTACAAGAGCAAAAAGCTACCAAAATTCAGAGATTATTTCTAGGCGCAGTCAGTTTGGCATTAATAGTTGTCTCAGGCTTGGGGATGGTGGCTTTCTTGCAGTACCGGAAAGCACAATTGAGTGAGATCGATGCAATTGCTACATCTTCTCAAGCTCTGTTTGCCTCAAATCAAAGGCTGGATGCGCTGGCTGCATCGATCGCCGCCAGGCAAAGACTACAAAATTTCGGCGGATCGGACGCAGACACACAAACTCACGTTGAATCGGCTCTCCGGCTGGCAGTATATGGAGCAGTTGAATACAATCGCTTTTCAGGGCATAGTTCTGGCGTAAACAGAGTTGCATTTAACCCTGATGGGAAAATTGTTGCTTCAGCTTCTGACGATGGCAGTATCAAACTCTGGCAGCCGGACGGCACATTATTACGTACCCTTAAAGGTCATACAAGTGAAGTTTGGGGAGTTGCATTCAGCCGCGACGGTCAGATCATCGCTTCGGCTTCTGACGACAATACCATCAAACTCTGGCAGCCGGACGGAAAGCTGCTACGTACTATGACCGGGCATAGCGATGAGGTTAACGGCATTGCCATCAGTCCCGACGGTCAGACCATTGTTTCAGGTTCTGACGACAAGACCGTGAAAATTTGGCAGCGAGATGGAACACTGCTACATACTCTCTACGGACACAGTGTTAATGTCAGCTCAGTTGCATTCAGCCCCAACGGTCAGATCATCGCCTCTATTTCTGACGACAAAACGATTAAACTCTGGAAGCTGGATGGTACTTTGTTACGTACCATTACTGGGCATACTGCTGGTATTAGCGGCATTGCATTTAGCCCAGATGGTCAAGCGATCGCATCGGCGGCTGACGATAAAACTGTCAAACTCTGGAAGCTGGATGGTACATTGCTCTCGACCTTTTATGGACATACTGCCCCAGTTGAAGAAGTTGCCTTCAGTCCCAACGGTCAAATTCTCGCTTCAGGAGGCACTGACAAAACCGTCAGAATCTGGAAGCCCAATGGCACATTGCTACGTACCCTTGGCGGTCATAGTGATGTAGTTTACGGTGTTGCATTTAGTCCCGACGGTCAGACCCTCGCATCCGCTTCTGATGACAAAACCGTAAGACTCTGGAAGCTGGATAATACTCTGTTGAAAATTCTTTCTGGTCATAAAGACGAGGTGGCGGAAATTGCCATCAGTCCCAACGGTAAGATGGTTGCATCGGCTTCTGAAGACAAGACAATCAAACTTTGGCAGCCGGATGGAACAGAACTTGCTACCCTTAGCGGGCATAGAAATAAGATTTGGGCAGTTGCATTCAGCCCTGACGGTGAGGCGATCGCTTCAGCTAGTAGAGACTTAGACTCAACTGTCCAACTTTGGAGGCGGGATGGAAAGTTGCTACATACCTTTTTCGGGCATAGCGCTGGAGTAAAGAAAGTTGCCTTCAGCCCCGACGGTCAGATGCTTGCAAGCGCAAGTTTCGACAAGACGATCAAACTCTGGAGGCGGAATGGAAAATTACTACATACCTTTGCTGGGCATACCGACAATGTTAGCTCAGTTGCATTTAGCGCCGACGGTCAGACGCTTGCTTCGGCTTCTGAAGACAATACTGTCAAACTCTGGCAGCTTGATGGAACGCTGCTACGTACCCTCAAAGGTCATACAGACGAGGTTTGGGGAGTTGCATTCAGCCCTGATAGTCAGACAATGGCTTCAGCTTCTGACGATAACACCGTTAAACTCTGGAAGCGAGATGGCACTTTACTACGTACCATGAGCCATAGTGCTGGAGTGAACGAAGTTGCCTTTAGCCCCAACGGTCAGACGATCGCATCAGCTTCTGAAGACAAAACGATCAAACTCTGGCAGCCAGATGGGACAGAACTTGCTACCCTTTCTGGGCATAGTGCTGGGGTAAACTCAGTTAAATTTAGCCCCGACGGTCAGGCGATTATCTCAGGGAGTGCGGATAAGACGGTGATTTTGTGGGATTTAAATCGAGTTTTAGGTCTAGATCAGCTACTGGTATACGGTTGTGATTGGGTGCGCGATTATCTCAGAACTAATCCTGATGTGAGTGAAAGCGATCGCCACTTGTGCAAGCTGGGTGGACTTTAA
- a CDS encoding ATP-binding protein — MPFGNQHLTTKVASFFLLLSLVAIGIVGGVAFFRAREALKQAAFNQLSVAATLKEEEIARWFEDQQRDFFLVTKFPDVQRHLKQLLSSQNSDSDDLAANKILSNYLLSVIQTKPDLREIFILNRSNRVILSTNKLHEGEYEILADTTYIEKVEPGDTFAPIFYVSPVTGKPSVTLATPLRDAAGVRQGVILAHLNLDRIDRIVRERTGLGKSGETYLVGSLVTKNTFISKENKTGTQEFLAGISSQGIDAAISGISGFGLYRNYAKVPVIGVYRWLNEQDLALLVEMQQAEAFAPARQLAGTIVLVGLVSVGALSIGVYWLTQQLKISREQLENYSHKLEQKAQEALAANRAKSAFLANMSHELRTPLNSILGFAQLMTRDSSISSTQLENLRIISRSGEHLLTLINDVLSMSKIEAGRIILNENSFDIYALFDSLAEMFQMKAESKGLQLIFERSPEVPRYIRTDEIKLRQVLINLLSNAIKFTPTGRVILRVSVVSGRSSVASDKKQTTNNEQPTLHFEVEDTGPGIALAEQEKLFKPFVQTQAGQKSHQGTGLGLSISQQFVRLMGGEIVLNNSSGQGTIFSFDVPAIPEQIPEAETEQMHRRAIALAPEQPLYRILVVEDKWENRHLLVKLLISLGFEVREAENGQAGVALWQTWEPHLIWMDMRMPVMNGYEATRQIKAHLKGQATVIIALTASAFDEQRSVVLSSGCDDFVCKPFREEVILEKMAKHLGVRYLYEDSHQPSAIGTQLEGTESYVLKAESLTVMPPEWIAQLHQAALCTDEKQIFSLLEQIPASSAPLANALTDLVNNFRIDRIINLTQPDAE, encoded by the coding sequence ATGCCATTTGGGAATCAGCACCTAACCACTAAAGTTGCTAGTTTCTTCTTACTCTTGTCCCTAGTAGCTATTGGCATAGTGGGAGGTGTTGCTTTTTTTAGAGCCAGGGAAGCTTTGAAGCAAGCAGCTTTCAATCAACTCAGCGTTGCTGCCACTTTAAAAGAAGAAGAGATTGCGCGTTGGTTTGAAGATCAGCAACGAGATTTTTTCCTAGTAACAAAGTTTCCAGATGTACAAAGGCATCTTAAACAACTTTTAAGTTCTCAAAACTCTGATTCAGATGATCTTGCTGCTAATAAAATTCTTTCAAACTACCTGTTGAGTGTAATTCAAACAAAGCCCGATCTTAGGGAAATTTTTATTCTTAATCGTAGCAACAGGGTGATTTTATCTACTAATAAGCTGCATGAAGGTGAGTATGAAATTTTAGCTGACACTACATACATTGAGAAAGTTGAGCCAGGAGATACTTTTGCCCCAATTTTCTATGTTTCACCTGTTACTGGCAAACCATCGGTAACTTTAGCAACACCGCTCCGGGATGCAGCTGGGGTACGTCAAGGCGTAATCTTAGCTCACCTGAACTTAGATCGGATAGATCGAATCGTTCGGGAACGTACAGGTTTAGGTAAGAGCGGCGAGACTTACCTAGTTGGCTCTTTAGTAACTAAAAATACTTTTATCTCTAAAGAAAATAAAACAGGCACGCAGGAATTTCTCGCAGGAATTAGCAGCCAAGGCATTGATGCGGCAATAAGTGGCATCAGTGGTTTTGGGCTTTATCGAAACTATGCCAAAGTGCCAGTAATCGGTGTGTATCGCTGGCTGAATGAGCAAGACCTCGCCTTATTGGTGGAGATGCAGCAGGCAGAAGCGTTTGCTCCTGCTCGCCAATTAGCAGGGACAATTGTATTAGTAGGACTGGTATCCGTAGGGGCGCTATCGATAGGAGTGTATTGGCTGACACAACAGTTGAAAATTTCGCGCGAACAGTTAGAGAATTATAGCCACAAACTGGAACAGAAAGCCCAAGAAGCCCTTGCTGCTAACCGTGCAAAAAGTGCGTTCCTAGCTAATATGAGCCACGAACTGAGGACACCCCTCAACAGCATCCTTGGCTTTGCCCAACTAATGACCCGCGATTCCTCCATTAGTTCTACACAACTGGAAAATTTGAGAATTATTAGTCGTAGTGGCGAACACTTACTAACTTTGATTAATGATGTATTGTCAATGTCCAAAATTGAGGCAGGGCGCATAATATTGAATGAAAATAGCTTTGATATTTATGCTCTGTTTGACTCTTTGGCAGAGATGTTTCAGATGAAAGCTGAATCTAAAGGCTTGCAGTTGATCTTTGAGCGCAGTCCTGAAGTGCCTCGATACATCCGAACAGATGAGATTAAATTGCGTCAAGTATTAATTAACCTTTTAAGTAATGCTATTAAGTTCACCCCAACAGGAAGGGTAATCCTGCGCGTGTCAGTTGTTAGTGGTCGATCGTCAGTAGCTAGTGATAAAAAACAGACAACTAACAACGAACAACCAACGCTTCACTTTGAAGTTGAAGACACAGGTCCTGGAATTGCACTAGCCGAGCAGGAGAAATTATTTAAACCCTTTGTTCAAACCCAAGCAGGGCAAAAATCTCACCAAGGAACTGGTTTGGGTCTATCGATTAGTCAACAATTTGTCCGCCTTATGGGAGGAGAAATCGTACTTAACAATAGTTCCGGTCAAGGAACGATTTTTTCATTTGATGTCCCAGCTATCCCCGAGCAAATACCTGAAGCTGAAACTGAACAGATGCACCGGCGAGCGATCGCTCTAGCGCCAGAACAACCTTTGTATCGCATCTTGGTAGTTGAGGATAAATGGGAGAATCGTCACCTCTTAGTCAAACTCCTGATCTCACTTGGTTTTGAGGTACGCGAGGCAGAAAATGGGCAAGCAGGGGTGGCTCTCTGGCAAACTTGGGAACCACACCTAATCTGGATGGATATGCGGATGCCAGTAATGAATGGATACGAAGCTACTAGACAAATTAAAGCCCATTTAAAGGGGCAAGCTACGGTTATTATCGCCCTCACTGCTAGTGCCTTTGACGAGCAACGATCTGTGGTGTTATCTAGTGGATGTGATGATTTTGTTTGCAAGCCTTTTCGAGAGGAAGTCATCCTGGAAAAAATGGCTAAACATTTGGGGGTGCGTTACCTCTATGAAGATAGCCATCAACCGTCAGCGATCGGCACTCAGCTAGAGGGAACTGAAAGTTACGTGCTGAAAGCTGAAAGCTTAACCGTAATGCCTCCTGAGTGGATAGCGCAGCTACACCAGGCAGCACTCTGTACTGATGAAAAACAAATCTTTAGCTTGTTAGAGCAAATTCCTGCGTCAAGTGCCCCTCTAGCAAATGCCCTGACTGATTTAGTTAATAATTTTCGGATTGATAGAATCATTAATTTGACGCAACCAGATGCAGAATGA
- a CDS encoding response regulator: MNNHQVEHKKANILVVDDKPDNLRLLSAMLAQLGYEVRKVIDGQTALKTAQAAPPDLILLDIMMPDMNGYEVCQHMKASPITRDIPVIFISALDEVLDKVKAFAVGGVDYITKPFSEEEVFARVENNLTIRRLQKQLGEQNALLQQEIRFRQKVEEKLIQSEAKFRNLFENSPVGIFSAHITDGLITEANQRFIQMLGYGHTAEVINQKTVTDFYMALNAQQLMLTELQTKGEVNNFETQFCKRDGSAIKVLISARMNVEENCLQGVVVNMKLSELDSTA; this comes from the coding sequence ATGAACAACCATCAAGTTGAGCACAAGAAAGCAAATATCCTTGTTGTGGACGATAAACCAGATAATCTGCGGCTTTTATCTGCTATGCTCGCTCAACTGGGGTATGAAGTTCGCAAAGTGATCGACGGGCAAACCGCCTTGAAGACAGCGCAAGCCGCTCCACCGGACTTAATTTTACTCGACATCATGATGCCAGATATGAATGGCTATGAAGTCTGTCAACACATGAAAGCTTCACCCATAACCCGCGACATTCCGGTGATTTTTATCAGCGCCCTGGATGAGGTACTTGACAAAGTTAAAGCCTTTGCCGTTGGTGGAGTAGATTACATTACCAAACCGTTCAGCGAAGAAGAAGTTTTTGCTCGTGTGGAGAATAACTTGACGATCCGCAGGTTGCAAAAACAACTGGGTGAGCAAAATGCACTTCTACAACAAGAAATTCGCTTTCGCCAAAAAGTAGAAGAAAAGCTGATTCAGAGCGAAGCAAAATTTCGCAATCTCTTTGAGAACTCTCCGGTTGGCATCTTCAGCGCCCACATTACAGATGGACTAATTACAGAAGCTAACCAGCGTTTCATTCAAATGCTGGGTTATGGTCACACAGCAGAGGTGATAAATCAGAAAACTGTCACAGACTTCTACATGGCTCTAAACGCTCAACAGCTGATGCTGACAGAACTACAAACTAAGGGAGAGGTAAATAACTTTGAAACGCAGTTTTGTAAACGAGATGGGTCCGCTATCAAGGTACTGATTTCAGCACGGATGAATGTGGAAGAGAATTGCTTACAAGGGGTGGTCGTTAATATGAAGCTGTCAGAACTGGATTCAACTGCCTGA
- a CDS encoding DUF1579 domain-containing protein — translation METTKTQPDTMMNAEPQKEHQWLQKLVGEWTYETEAMMGSDQPPEKATGAERVRSLGGLWVLAEGQGEMPGGGNATTMMTIGYDPQKQRYVGTWVGSMMTYLWLYDGELDSSEKLLTLNSDGPAMSAEGKMAKYKDVIEFKNNDHRVMTSHVLGDDGQWHHFMTVSYRRKQ, via the coding sequence ATGGAAACCACTAAAACACAGCCGGACACTATGATGAACGCTGAACCACAAAAGGAACATCAGTGGCTCCAGAAACTCGTCGGTGAGTGGACGTATGAAACAGAGGCAATGATGGGATCGGATCAGCCTCCTGAAAAAGCAACGGGAGCCGAGAGGGTGCGATCGCTGGGCGGTCTCTGGGTTCTAGCTGAAGGGCAGGGTGAGATGCCCGGTGGCGGTAATGCAACAACAATGATGACGATCGGCTATGACCCGCAGAAGCAGCGTTACGTTGGTACATGGGTCGGGTCGATGATGACCTATCTCTGGCTGTATGACGGTGAACTGGATTCCTCTGAAAAGTTGCTAACGCTCAATTCCGATGGTCCTGCGATGTCTGCTGAAGGCAAGATGGCGAAGTACAAAGATGTGATCGAGTTCAAGAATAACGATCACCGGGTGATGACCTCCCATGTGCTGGGTGATGACGGACAGTGGCATCATTTCATGACTGTAAGCTATCGACGGAAGCAGTAG
- a CDS encoding DUF6220 domain-containing protein, translating into MTTHLEIARDRTPGHWVQISFYATAIVFNLCLIAQVLTVGVAYFNDPAWWAIHVWLVRGYSGSSFILLTWSLIAPFSRRIRHLAASLPVLLGLQFISIHLKSSLHLEILHPLIGFTLLSVSSSLVHRIGHSLSSTNNPQTESRLRGEIVSGQ; encoded by the coding sequence ATGACAACCCATTTGGAAATTGCTCGCGATCGTACTCCTGGACATTGGGTGCAGATCAGCTTTTACGCGACTGCGATCGTCTTTAACCTCTGCTTGATCGCTCAGGTCTTAACGGTTGGAGTTGCCTACTTCAATGATCCTGCTTGGTGGGCGATCCATGTTTGGCTCGTGCGCGGATACAGTGGATCGTCATTCATTTTACTGACGTGGTCGTTGATCGCCCCATTTTCCCGCAGAATTCGACATCTCGCCGCAAGTCTACCCGTGCTGCTTGGACTCCAATTTATCAGCATTCATCTCAAGAGTTCGCTTCACCTGGAGATACTCCATCCTCTGATTGGATTTACGCTACTCTCTGTTTCCTCCAGCCTTGTCCATCGCATAGGGCATAGTCTATCGTCGACCAATAATCCTCAGACTGAATCCAGATTGAGAGGTGAAATTGTTTCAGGTCAATGA